attaaatttttagtttttggatttatttataaaaatattttgatgaactataaaaattatatatgcaAGAAAATAAACTAGACAAGTTTGTGAGTTTTCACGGATATTGTTGcttaatttatcatatttaaactaatttagatcgatataaactaattttaaccAATTTAAAACCGGTTTAAACTGGtttgaattttataaatcggatttttaaaaaatcgtttCCGGTAAGGTCTATTTGCAGTCTAGGCGGACGTTTAGTCTCACCTacaccgatttttagaacattacTATAAAAATGATCGAAGAAGACCTTCAATATTCAAGAATTTACACGATTTGATCAGAACTTACCTTGAATTACAGAACCAAGGTCACCATTTGGTATGTAATCATAGATTAGGAGTTTCTCTTCTTGAGACCAGCAACAAGCTTGTAGATTCAAGACATTCGGATGCTTGATTTTCGCCATTGCTTCAACATCAGCAAGAAACTCTTTGAGCCGTAACCAACCTTTATCTCCCAATCTTCTAACGGCCAACATTAACCCGTTTTCAAGAACAACTTTGTAGACAAGCCCGATTCTGCTCTTTCCTAGAAGAAAAGCCGATGCTTTCAGAAGCTGGTCGAGGTCAAATTGAATCTCCGGGTCCATAGGCATGAAAACCTGTTGAGTTTTGTTCTCATCTAGCGCCTCGGATGCTGAGTTTCCTTTGAAACAGAGAAACTCTTGCATTGTCTTCTTCTCTGAATGACTTGTTCGGTTGTTTTGATGATCCTTGTCAGCACTAGCGGCGGATGCTTTTCGGAGATGGTAGATGAATAATGAAACAAGAAATATGATTCCAGCAACTGTGCATCCGGTGGCTGTAAGGATGGTGCAAAATCTAGAATGATGGTTGGCTTTTTGCGTATATAGTTGAGAAGGAattgtttgtgtgtttcttgTTGCGCAAGAAACCTTTGTGGGTATTCCACAGAGCAAAGGGTTCCCTTGGAAAGCATTTGGACCGGCGTTCAACAGGACATTTGATTGTGGTATCGGACCACTGAGATTATTGTAAGAAAGATCGACATAGAGAACCTCCGGGAGATCTCCAAGGCTTGTTGGAATCATACCTGACAAGGAGTTGTGAGAAAGATCAAGAGTACCTTTCAGATTCTTCAGATTACTTATATCTTCGGGAATTGTTCCACTTAAGCGATTGAAAGAAAGATTCAGCGTCCGGAGCTGAACCAAACTAGAACCAAACCGGGTCGGAAGATCTCCAGAGAAGTTGTTGTTGCTTAGAACAAGCGTCTTCAGCTTCTTGCATTGAAGAAGCGACAAAGGTATTGAACCGTTGAAAGAATTCTTTGAAAGATCCAAAGTGATCAGACTCTTCAACCTCCCTATCTCTTCTGGAACAAACCCGGAAAAAGAATTTCCAGAAAGCACCAAGCTTTGAAGCCCTTCAGGTGCAAAGAGCTCTGTAGGTAACTTTCCTTGAAACTCATTGTTTTTGAGATTAATGTGTCGAAGGGACAAGAGGGTTCCTATGGAAGGATGAAGAGAGCCTGAAAGGTTTTTGTTCGGAAGACGAATTGAGATAACTCTCAGATCTTTGTTACATGTAATGCCTAGCCAAAAACAAGGGTTTGAATCTGAGGAGTTCCAAGTGGTTAAGACAGAGTAGTCTTTCTGGTTTAGTAAGGCTTGCTTAAAGGAAAGAAGAGCAAGGCCTTGATCGTTTAGAGAAGTAGCCATGGAAATGAAAAGGGTTAGCAAGAAGCAGAGAATGAGAAATAATTGAGCCATCTCTAAAAAGAAACTGTTCTGAATTGAGTAAAGTTTGGCTCCTAAAAGGAAGAAAGTATATAGAGTTGCTGTACGTTGGACTGGCCTAGTTTTTCCAAGTCAACAGTTGTAATTCATTTTCACTTCTAACatttaaagatttttgttttttttgttaccaGCAAGAATACAATAGAACCGAATACTTTTCTATAGAATATGGTATTTTTGAATAGTATTTGAATGAAAATTAGCGGCGATTGAGGCGATGATTGGAACAGTATGGGAGCACGTAATGTAATGAGGAACAGCTTTCTAGTTTCTAGTTGTTTAGTGGTGGGGAAACGTATTGACGCCTATTAGCTTCCAAATCCTAAAGTCAAATCTCCACCAGAAAAATTATTGTGGCGGTCAATTTAATTTTGAGTCGGTACGATCTTTTTTCATATacgtttttagatttttttttttttttttttttttttggagtctGAAGCAATCTGGCTAGTTTTCTGAAAGAATTATAGGTAACACTTAACATGAAAAACACAATAAAGTTACATGAAAAACATACTTTTTTTGGGAAAACATACTTTTGTTTGGCAAAACATACTTGAAGTGTTTTTCACAAGTCATGACCAAACATTTCTCCTTACGATGTCTAATTCAGATTAAACTCAAACTATAACCTGAACTGAGATTctataaagaaagaaataattAGTTAAgtatattgaacaaaatatttaaatattttttataaaattatttagtttTGTTAGTTTTAGTTCAAATCCAAATCGAACTAAATTGAAGTTTGATTTCGAATAGGATGTATgttctaaaatctaaaaataatcaaaatgaaatttatctaaactaaaatctattttataaagcccaaaataaccaaaaaaaaatctgattaaaTTACTAAGACCATTTTTAACTCCACTTtatattttactccaaaatggaaTAGGAAATGAAGTGattaagaccatctccaatgatttactctatttttttctctaaaatagagtaactctataatagagttggatgttgctccaatggtactctattttagagtgaaaaaataGGTTTAtgctattatataatataaaatagagtaccattagATCATTTTTACGAAAATAGAGTGGAGTTGAAGATTCcttaacaaaaaagaaaaaaagtattaCTCTGTTTATAGAATGCAATACTGCATCACCGTTATACACCTAGGTATACACAAAATATAGCAAAGATACAAAcaaataaaccaataacaagTTAACAACAATGTGAAACTTAAAACGGAAGCAAAAACACTTTCAGTAGTCACTACAACAAAACAACTAAACTTCTCATTGCTCTAAAGACGACTTATCTCTCTTCCGGCTAAAAAACTTGACCAAGTTCggaactttcttcttcttcttcttaattaCAAAGTAACTCGGAGTCGTCCCTCTGTTTCCCGAAGAGTATCTCCTCGTCTTCCCTCCCTGAACCGGAGTAAACCTCCCACTAATCCTCACTGACTTTCTCACCGGTTTAGGAGAAGAAGAGACCACCAAGCTGCTGCTTTTGTCTTCTGCTGATTCCTCCTTGAACTTCTCAATCTCGTTCTGCACCAGTCTCTTTATCGACAGCGACCTCTGCATCCTAAACGACGCCCTCTCCTCTTCCACCATCGTTTTCCCACTCTCCCTCTCTAGAGTCTCAGTCTTCATCACAATCTCCTTAGTGCTTGCCTTCAGCGCTTCCACCCACGCCATTGCTGCTTCCACTTTCTTCTCCGCGGTTTCTTCGGCGTGACGCGCTTGTCCACTCAGATACTCGTACTCGAATCTAGAGATTGTGATGGTTGAGCTACTCTGAGAATCCATTTCTCTGGTTACCACTGTTCTCTCTACCATTGATTCAAGCTTCTCTAGTGCTAAACTCTCTGCTCGTTTCGCCTTCTCCAGCTCATCTAACTTGGATATCAACTCTTTCTCTTTCCCGCCGAATCCGATTTCGGTTTTCTTGATGATCCTCGCCTCTTCTTTAAGTTCAACCTCTTCTTTCTTCGCAGCTTCTTTATCGTTCTTTAACTTCTCTAAAGAACAGATTAAATTATCAGCAAGAGAGCTGATTCTTTCTTCATCTGCAGACACTGCTTCTAGTCTACCTTTCGCCATAAGCAGCTTTGTATTGAGTCTCTCAATCATTTCATCATCCTTTCGTATGACCTTCTCAAACCGAGCCGCTTCTCGTTTAACTTCCTCAAGCTCTTTACTCAACGCATCCATTATACCGCCGAGATAAAGAACCTCCGCGTTAAGAGAAGCGAGCTCTTCCTTCTTAGCTTCCGTCTCTTCCGTAACTTCTCTCAAAACCGTCAAAGCGTCCTTCTTCCCTCTTTGGTTCTTGGGAGCCTTCCTCTCCATGTCCTTAACAAGGCTTAACTGCGTTTCCAACATCTCGATATCAGCCAAAGTCTCTGACAACACATTCTCATACTCCTTTGATCTCTTTATctctttcttcatctccttcgtcctcttcttcatcttctccaattccTCGAACGCTTCCTTcttttccctctctctctcctcttccacCTCTTTACATTCCTTCAAAGCCTCCATCTTCGCCAACTCAACCAAAACATGCTCTTCGTTCGCAGCGTCGACCTCTAGCTTAAGACTCTCAACCAAGTTCAAATTCTCTTCCGTTTTAGCCCCCAACTCCATTACTTCCTTCTCCGCCGCAACCTTCTCTTTTAAAACATAGGCTGCGTCGAGCTTAAGCTTGCTCAGTTCTTGCTTCACACCCTCTAACTCTCGAATGATCTGAGCGTAGTTACCGTTTCCATCGATCTTTAACTTCTTCACAGACTTTAACCGGAGATTTGACTGCTCTATAAGTAAAGTCAGCTCCTGCGCTGTCTTCTTGGCCTTGCTTAGTTCAGCTTCTGCTTTGGCCTTTGCAGAGTCGGAAGCCTTTCTGCTCTCTCTGTACATGCCAAGCTCTCTCCCTGACTTGTGCAAGTCCTCAGCAACAGACTGTTAACAAAaaacagagaacaaagaaaaaaaactcatcaAGATCGAAACTTTAGCAAACCAAAAGATCTAAAGGATTGATCTTTGGCGGCCTCACCTTAGCTTCTGGCAAATCGAACTGAGGAGAGACGGTGCGAGTAGCTCTTTGTCCGTACATGTTAATGGCGGCTTTTACTGATCCTATTCTTCTTCCTCCACCTTCTGCCATTGATTCGCTCCTCCTGGGTTTCTACTCAAACATACAAAACTTCAGCCAGAATCTCGAAATGGAAGAGATGCCCAGAAAAGCCACCAGACAAGATTCTCCAGAAAGAGATAAACTTTTGAGTTTAAAAAAACGACTATGATAAGAAAGGGAATGTTTGAAGGAGGAACTTACAGGAGAGTGAGATGTTGgaggaagagagagattgttGTTATGTGTAGCAGAGGATAAACAGAAGagatggagatgatgatgatgatgatgattggcTCACATCCCTCTgcttttttatcattttcttttcttttctttttgttcttactGGAAAAATCAGGGAGAATTTATGAAAGTTTGTTTCTTCTGGACACTGATCTGAGGCCAAGGTTACCACAAGTAGCACTGACATATGTGACATAAGGAAAACCCccaaaagtaaatttaaaaacatattcgACTGTACACAACAATAACTAGAGAACTCACTAATTTAGAAAACCAAATCAGTGGAGGAAAATCAATACTTTGAAAATGAGAAATTTGCGCACGTCATAACTCTTTTTATCGTTCAAATTCACGTAAAACCAATAATTATGTTGGCAGTAAACAATAATTATAAACACAATCTTCTTAAGTTGAAAAGAGTCGTTTGCAAACACAATCTCCAAAAACTACAGGATATTCATACATTCCCttgcaaaattaaaattttaaaagttataggCTTCTTCAGATATTAGTGACCTCTATAATGTTGTTGATTGACTTTTCATGTGTTGCAGTTCTTGACCTgtaaaaaaatctcattttcttCAACTCTATCCACATAAAACCATCTCATATCTTTCACTAAACAATATGCGTTCTAAATAGTAGACAATAAGTGAAGAACATATATATGCCTTCGGCATTCCTATGCTTCTAATCAGAAGATTCagatatacataatttattcagatatataaaaatgtcaAATCGTAGTAAATTGGATTAAATCAACTTTCTCTCTATCATCCGCACATTCACATAAACTTGAGTTTTCCCTCTTTAGGAAGTCTCGTATACCCTATTACACGTCAGTGGCTAGCCAAtaaggtatttttttttatcttacttGGTAAACCAAAATCGCATGAAATCGAACAA
This Brassica napus cultivar Da-Ae chromosome C6, Da-Ae, whole genome shotgun sequence DNA region includes the following protein-coding sequences:
- the LOC106402448 gene encoding probable inactive leucine-rich repeat receptor-like protein kinase At1g66830, yielding MAQLFLILCFLLTLFISMATSLNDQGLALLSFKQALLNQKDYSVLTTWNSSDSNPCFWLGITCNKDLRVISIRLPNKNLSGSLHPSIGTLLSLRHINLKNNEFQGKLPTELFAPEGLQSLVLSGNSFSGFVPEEIGRLKSLITLDLSKNSFNGSIPLSLLQCKKLKTLVLSNNNFSGDLPTRFGSSLVQLRTLNLSFNRLSGTIPEDISNLKNLKGTLDLSHNSLSGMIPTSLGDLPEVLYVDLSYNNLSGPIPQSNVLLNAGPNAFQGNPLLCGIPTKVSCATRNTQTIPSQLYTQKANHHSRFCTILTATGCTVAGIIFLVSLFIYHLRKASAASADKDHQNNRTSHSEKKTMQEFLCFKGNSASEALDENKTQQVFMPMDPEIQFDLDQLLKASAFLLGKSRIGLVYKVVLENGLMLAVRRLGDKGWLRLKEFLADVEAMAKIKHPNVLNLQACCWSQEEKLLIYDYIPNGDLGSVIQGRPGSLSCKQLSWPVRLRILRGIAKGLTYIHEFSAKRYVHGNINSSNILLGPNLEPKISGFGLGRIVDMPSSDIRSDQISPMESRSPSVSREAYYQAPEASKMTKPSQKWDVYSFGLVVLEMVTGKFPVMQMSNSETDLVMWVEAAAERNKPVWYVLDPVLARDRDMEDSMVQVVKIGLDCVKKSPDKRPSMRNVFESFEKLASSI
- the LOC106406260 gene encoding protein PLASTID MOVEMENT IMPAIRED 2-like, with protein sequence MAEGGGRRIGSVKAAINMYGQRATRTVSPQFDLPEAKSVAEDLHKSGRELGMYRESRKASDSAKAKAEAELSKAKKTAQELTLLIEQSNLRLKSVKKLKIDGNGNYAQIIRELEGVKQELSKLKLDAAYVLKEKVAAEKEVMELGAKTEENLNLVESLKLEVDAANEEHVLVELAKMEALKECKEVEEEREREKKEAFEELEKMKKRTKEMKKEIKRSKEYENVLSETLADIEMLETQLSLVKDMERKAPKNQRGKKDALTVLREVTEETEAKKEELASLNAEVLYLGGIMDALSKELEEVKREAARFEKVIRKDDEMIERLNTKLLMAKGRLEAVSADEERISSLADNLICSLEKLKNDKEAAKKEEVELKEEARIIKKTEIGFGGKEKELISKLDELEKAKRAESLALEKLESMVERTVVTREMDSQSSSTITISRFEYEYLSGQARHAEETAEKKVEAAMAWVEALKASTKEIVMKTETLERESGKTMVEEERASFRMQRSLSIKRLVQNEIEKFKEESAEDKSSSLVVSSSPKPVRKSVRISGRFTPVQGGKTRRYSSGNRGTTPSYFVIKKKKKKVPNLVKFFSRKRDKSSLEQ